The bacterium region CTTCTCTCAATGCTTTCTCTTCCATCTCCGTAAGGTCGAAGATGATAGTTTTACGATAGCCTAGGGTATTCAGCACCCAAGCCAGCAATAGATTAATGATCCCCGCACTAACACCAATGATTGAGGAACCAACGATGAGAGATTGAGTGTGGTAATGTATCTGATACCCTGCCTGCCAACTCCAAACCTGATTCACTATGACGAAAGATAAGAGTCCGAGTACAGAAATCAATAGAAAGTCGCTCAACAAGCTCCATGGTTGTGGCCAGAACGAAAGTGGAGCATTTTTACTCCCATCGTTCGAAAAGAATAGAGCAATTGACCCGCTGCCTAAGCAAAACAGATACGTCATGACAGAACTTAACTGCTCTCCCATTTCACATTGAGCTAAATATACTCCCCAGCCGAGAGAAACAGTTAGTGCAATCAATAAGCGTTCTGTATGGAGAGCTTTTAGCACTCCCAGCAACAATAATTTTATCCCCATCGAACCTCCTGCTTATTGCCCACTGAAAAGAAGAGAAACGGGCTGCGGAACGAAGCAGACGCCGCAGCAAGTATAGGCTTGAACCTCAAGCCGCTATGGAGAACTTTCGTAAGAAGGAAAAATATGAAGAATAAACTCACATATCCTATGAGTACAGCGTTGCTCCTCTGATTAAAATTCTGGAGAATCAAAGGAACAAGAGCAAAAGCCAGAAATAGGCTCCACCAGGCCCAAAATAAACGAGCAACTCTTCTCATCGCCAAGAGCGCAATTACTTTGTTTTTTCGCCAGACAGTCGGAAACAGCAACTTTATCCATTGACAATTACCAATGGCTATCCTGTTACGTCTGATATGTGCACGTTCTCCACTTCCACTCGAGAGCTTATCATTTACGAATGCCCTACGATGGTAAATAACTTGCTTCTCTGAGAAGTTTGATCGCAACATCAGCGGTATTACGACGTCATCATTCAGCCAGTTTACACCCTTCAACTCTCGGAGCACACTTAGGAGCTCTGCTCGCCGATAGAATACGGTGGCGCCATGAACAGAGATCGGACCACCCAACATATTTTCTAAACTTTTTAGTGTGGCCTCATACCACCATGAGATGCGTGATATGCCTTTAATCCCCCTTACACGATATGAAGGGGCAACGCCTATTACGGCTCTGTTCTCTAAAGAGCCCTGACACCGCTCTAATAATTGTTCATCCCATTCTACTCCAGCATCGACTAATGCAATCCAATCTGAATCTCTTGACTTATCAATTAATTGGAGCAGAGTAGGCCATTTCCCGCTATTGTTATCATTTACAAATATTTCTGTTTGGTATTCTTTCGCTACGGCACTGCAATCGGGGCACTGACCATCTATTCCTACAAAAACCCGTATAGCAATCCGTTTCGCTATTTTGGCTTTGGCTTTAACATGCTGAATACTACGAAGAGTTCTTCTTAGTCCCTCAGAATCACGAAACACTGGTATCAGAATAGAGATAGCTATCAGCTTCCCTTGATT contains the following coding sequences:
- a CDS encoding glycosyltransferase codes for the protein MLVAATAFFFTLFLIGSLFVSGVIPLTVGLFLTAIENLFSRFSKSEVEKRMNENQGKLIAISILIPVFRDSEGLRRTLRSIQHVKAKAKIAKRIAIRVFVGIDGQCPDCSAVAKEYQTEIFVNDNNSGKWPTLLQLIDKSRDSDWIALVDAGVEWDEQLLERCQGSLENRAVIGVAPSYRVRGIKGISRISWWYEATLKSLENMLGGPISVHGATVFYRRAELLSVLRELKGVNWLNDDVVIPLMLRSNFSEKQVIYHRRAFVNDKLSSGSGERAHIRRNRIAIGNCQWIKLLFPTVWRKNKVIALLAMRRVARLFWAWWSLFLAFALVPLILQNFNQRSNAVLIGYVSLFFIFFLLTKVLHSGLRFKPILAAASASFRSPFLFFSVGNKQEVRWG